A window of the Pseudomonas gozinkensis genome harbors these coding sequences:
- a CDS encoding D-2-hydroxyacid dehydrogenase family protein, whose product MAMQIAVIDDWQNVARDVVDWSVLGSLGEVTFVHEYPADNAALAGRLGRYEVICVMRERTRFDEDLLKRLPNLKLLVTGGMRNAALDMPAAARLGIKVCGTDSYKHAAPELTWALIMAATRNLVNEANALRAGLWQQGLGGDLHGKTLGILGLGSIGQRVAQFGQVFGMRVIAWSENLTAERAEQAGVTYVGKQQLFEQADVLSVHLVLSERSRGLVDAQALDWMKPTALLVNTARGPIVDEAALIKALQKQRLGGAALDVFDQEPLPALHPFRTLDNVLATPHVGYVSRQNYELFFSQMIEDIQAWSAGEPVRLLN is encoded by the coding sequence ATGGCGATGCAGATTGCGGTGATCGATGACTGGCAGAACGTGGCTCGCGACGTGGTCGACTGGTCGGTGCTGGGCAGTCTCGGCGAAGTGACCTTCGTTCATGAATACCCGGCGGACAACGCCGCGCTGGCCGGGCGTCTGGGCCGATACGAAGTGATCTGCGTGATGCGCGAACGCACGCGCTTCGATGAAGACCTGCTCAAGCGCTTGCCGAACCTGAAGCTGCTGGTCACCGGCGGCATGCGCAACGCGGCGCTGGACATGCCGGCCGCCGCCCGCCTCGGGATCAAGGTCTGCGGCACCGACAGCTACAAGCACGCGGCGCCGGAGCTGACCTGGGCGCTGATCATGGCCGCCACCCGCAATCTGGTGAACGAGGCCAACGCCCTGCGCGCCGGCCTGTGGCAGCAAGGTCTGGGCGGCGACTTGCACGGCAAGACCTTGGGCATTCTCGGACTGGGCAGCATCGGCCAACGGGTGGCGCAATTCGGTCAGGTGTTCGGCATGCGCGTCATCGCCTGGAGCGAAAACCTCACCGCCGAGCGCGCCGAGCAGGCCGGCGTCACTTATGTCGGCAAGCAGCAATTGTTTGAACAGGCTGACGTGTTGTCGGTGCATCTGGTGCTCAGCGAGCGCAGCCGGGGGCTGGTCGATGCCCAGGCGCTGGACTGGATGAAGCCGACCGCCCTGCTGGTCAACACCGCGCGCGGGCCGATTGTCGATGAGGCGGCGTTGATCAAGGCCCTGCAGAAACAGCGCCTCGGCGGTGCGGCCCTCGACGTGTTCGATCAGGAGCCGCTGCCGGCCCTGCACCCGTTTCGCACCCTCGACAATGTGCTGGCCACGCCCCATGTCGGTTACGTCAGCCGTCAGAACTATGAGTTGTTCTTTTCGCAGATGATCGAAGACATTCAAGCCTGGTCAGCCGGGGAACCCGTCCGCCTGCTCAACTGA
- a CDS encoding alpha/beta fold hydrolase: protein MSVSLTRWLPGLLLTAALPLLAHAEGPQYGPQLQGFEYPYTLKHFAFQSQGKSLQMGYMDVAAHGKANGRTVVLMHGKNFCGATWDSSIKALSEAGYRVVAPDQIGFCTSSKPDHYQYTFQQLAANTQQLLKTLGIQKATLLGHSTGGMLATRYALQYPDQVEQLALVNPIGLEDWKALGVPYRSVDQWYQRELKVTAQGIRDYERTTYYDGRWKPEFDRWVDMLAGLSNGPGKTQVAWNSALIYDMIFTQPVYYEFKDLKMPTLLLIGTSDTTAIGKDIAPPEVKAKIGHYEVLGKQVAKLIPQSTLVEFPGMGHAPQMEEPAKFHEALLGWLDKTNPVR, encoded by the coding sequence ATGTCTGTTTCGCTGACCCGCTGGCTGCCCGGTCTGTTGTTGACCGCCGCCCTGCCCCTGCTTGCTCATGCCGAAGGCCCGCAATACGGCCCGCAGCTGCAAGGTTTCGAGTATCCCTACACCCTCAAGCACTTTGCCTTTCAGTCCCAGGGCAAGTCGCTGCAGATGGGTTACATGGACGTCGCCGCCCACGGCAAGGCCAACGGGCGCACCGTGGTGCTGATGCACGGCAAGAATTTTTGCGGCGCGACCTGGGACAGTTCAATCAAAGCCTTGAGTGAAGCCGGCTACCGGGTGGTCGCTCCGGATCAGATCGGTTTCTGCACCTCCAGCAAACCCGATCACTACCAGTACACCTTCCAGCAACTGGCGGCCAACACCCAGCAACTGCTCAAGACGCTGGGCATCCAGAAGGCCACCCTGCTCGGCCACTCCACCGGCGGCATGCTCGCCACCCGCTACGCGCTGCAATACCCGGATCAGGTCGAGCAACTGGCACTGGTCAATCCGATCGGCCTGGAAGACTGGAAAGCCCTCGGCGTGCCGTATCGCAGCGTCGATCAGTGGTATCAGCGCGAACTTAAAGTCACCGCCCAGGGTATTCGCGACTATGAACGCACGACCTATTACGACGGCCGCTGGAAACCCGAGTTCGACCGCTGGGTCGACATGCTCGCCGGCCTGAGCAATGGCCCTGGCAAGACTCAGGTCGCATGGAACTCGGCGCTGATCTACGACATGATCTTCACCCAGCCGGTGTACTACGAGTTCAAGGACCTGAAGATGCCGACCCTGCTGCTGATCGGCACCTCCGACACCACCGCCATCGGCAAGGACATCGCGCCGCCCGAAGTGAAAGCCAAAATCGGTCACTACGAAGTGCTGGGCAAGCAGGTGGCAAAACTGATTCCTCAATCCACGCTGGTGGAATTCCCCGGTATGGGCCACGCCCCGCAGATGGAGGAGCCGGCGAAGTTTCACGAGGCGCTGCTGGGCTGGCTGGACAAAACCAATCCCGTTCGTTGA
- a CDS encoding malto-oligosyltrehalose synthase, which translates to MSALPIQTLRATVRLQFHRGFTLDQAVPLVPYFARLGISHIYASPLLAARAGSMHGYDVVDPTRVNPELGGEPALRRLVASLREHGMGLILDIVSNHMAVGGGDNPWWLDLLEWGRLSPYGEFFDIQWHSPDPLMEGQLLLPFLGSDYGVALQDATLPLVFNAESGAFHVEHYEHHFPICPGNYAELLKSDDAPNDALKALADRFSALSYQTDARSLAIPLKEELQQLASDPGVLQAIQRNLTHYDSKTEEGFQRLHQLLERQSYRLASWRTAADDINWRRFFDINELGGLRVERPAVFEATHGKIFQLIGEGLIDGLRIDHIDGLADPRSYCRKLRRRLDHLAPGRHLPIYVEKILGDGETLPTDWSVDGSTGYEFMNQLSLLQHDPDGEHVLGDLWKRRTERPSAFIEEAQLARQQILNGSLASDCESVAQALLQVSRDDLMTRDLTLGSIRRVLQALIVHFPVYRTYITPMGRSARDEVFFQQAMDGARQTLSEADWPVLDSVAGWLGGQPWRRKPRGRSRKILKHACVRFQQLTSPAAAKAVEDTALYRSAVLLSRNDVGYNTEQFSAPVSDFHAVNQQRLASFPDNLLATATHDHKRGEDTRARLAVLSERSHWYAEQIELWRALARPLRHDDQLPSSADELILYQALLGSWPLDLRDDDQAGFADYAKRIWQWQQKALREAKLQSSWSAPNEAYENAAQAFTEQLLLAPEGELLRGALAKTVNSIAAAGALNGLAQTLLHMTVPGVPDLYQGNEYWDFSLVDPDNRRPVDYRLREQTLTAAPAEELLSGWRDGRIKQALIAQVLRLRTEHSELFRRGSYQALEVLGSRAHNVLAFAREHGGQRVIVIVPIRCATLLENSALPMVDALRWGDTRVVLPFDASDENLKGLFSSSAVTKNRELQVSAALGDFPVNLLIQHV; encoded by the coding sequence ATGAGTGCACTGCCTATCCAGACACTGCGCGCCACGGTCCGCCTGCAATTTCATCGCGGTTTCACTCTCGATCAGGCGGTGCCGCTGGTGCCGTACTTCGCCCGACTCGGTATCAGCCACATCTATGCCTCGCCACTGCTCGCCGCCCGCGCGGGCTCGATGCATGGTTACGACGTGGTCGACCCGACCCGGGTCAATCCGGAACTCGGCGGCGAGCCAGCCTTGCGCCGTCTGGTCGCCAGCCTGCGCGAGCACGGCATGGGGCTGATCCTCGACATCGTCTCCAATCACATGGCCGTCGGTGGCGGTGACAACCCGTGGTGGCTCGATCTGCTGGAATGGGGCCGGCTCAGCCCCTACGGCGAATTCTTCGACATTCAGTGGCATTCGCCCGATCCGTTGATGGAAGGCCAGTTGCTGTTGCCGTTTCTCGGCAGCGATTACGGCGTCGCGCTACAGGACGCAACCCTGCCGCTGGTGTTCAACGCCGAGAGCGGCGCCTTCCACGTCGAGCACTACGAGCATCACTTCCCGATCTGCCCCGGCAATTACGCTGAACTGCTCAAGTCCGATGACGCCCCGAACGACGCGCTCAAGGCCCTTGCCGACCGCTTCAGCGCGCTCAGTTATCAGACCGATGCCCGCTCGCTGGCCATCCCGCTCAAGGAAGAACTCCAGCAACTGGCCAGCGACCCCGGCGTTCTGCAAGCCATCCAGCGCAACTTGACCCACTACGACTCGAAGACCGAAGAGGGTTTTCAGCGCCTGCACCAATTGCTGGAGCGGCAAAGCTATCGTCTGGCGAGCTGGCGCACGGCGGCGGATGACATCAACTGGCGGCGTTTCTTCGACATCAACGAACTCGGCGGTTTGCGCGTCGAACGTCCGGCGGTGTTCGAAGCGACCCACGGCAAGATCTTCCAGTTGATCGGCGAAGGCCTGATCGACGGCCTGCGCATCGACCACATCGACGGCCTCGCCGACCCGCGCAGCTACTGCCGCAAACTGCGCCGTCGTCTCGACCACCTGGCGCCGGGCCGGCACTTGCCGATCTACGTCGAGAAGATCCTCGGCGACGGCGAAACCCTGCCCACCGACTGGTCCGTGGACGGCAGCACCGGTTACGAATTCATGAACCAGTTGTCGCTGCTGCAACACGACCCGGACGGCGAACATGTGCTGGGCGATCTGTGGAAACGCCGCACCGAACGCCCCTCTGCGTTTATCGAAGAAGCGCAACTGGCGCGCCAGCAGATCCTCAACGGCTCGCTGGCCAGTGATTGCGAAAGCGTTGCCCAGGCGCTGCTGCAAGTGTCGCGCGACGACCTGATGACCCGCGACCTCACGCTCGGCTCCATCCGCCGGGTGCTGCAGGCGCTGATCGTGCACTTCCCGGTCTATCGCACTTACATCACCCCGATGGGCCGCTCGGCGCGGGACGAAGTGTTTTTCCAGCAGGCCATGGACGGTGCGCGGCAGACATTGAGCGAAGCCGATTGGCCGGTGCTGGACTCCGTAGCCGGCTGGCTCGGCGGCCAACCGTGGCGGCGCAAACCCCGTGGCCGTTCACGCAAAATCCTGAAACATGCCTGCGTGCGCTTTCAGCAGCTCACTTCGCCGGCCGCCGCCAAAGCGGTGGAAGACACCGCGCTGTATCGCTCGGCGGTGCTGTTGTCGCGTAATGACGTCGGCTACAACACCGAGCAGTTCAGCGCGCCGGTCAGCGACTTTCACGCGGTGAACCAGCAACGTCTGGCGAGCTTCCCCGACAACCTGCTGGCCACCGCCACCCACGATCACAAACGCGGCGAAGACACCCGCGCGCGGCTGGCCGTGCTCAGCGAACGCAGCCACTGGTACGCCGAACAGATCGAGTTGTGGCGCGCCCTCGCCCGACCGCTGCGCCATGACGATCAACTGCCGTCGTCGGCGGACGAGTTGATCCTTTATCAGGCGCTGCTCGGCAGTTGGCCGCTGGACCTGCGCGATGACGATCAGGCCGGTTTCGCCGACTACGCCAAGCGTATCTGGCAGTGGCAGCAGAAAGCCCTGCGCGAAGCCAAGCTGCAAAGCAGCTGGAGCGCGCCGAACGAGGCTTACGAAAACGCGGCTCAGGCGTTCACCGAACAATTGCTGTTGGCCCCCGAAGGCGAACTGCTGCGTGGGGCGCTGGCCAAGACCGTCAACAGCATCGCGGCGGCCGGCGCCCTCAACGGTCTGGCGCAAACCTTGCTGCACATGACGGTGCCGGGCGTGCCGGACCTGTACCAGGGCAACGAGTACTGGGACTTCAGTCTGGTCGATCCGGACAACCGTCGGCCGGTGGACTACCGCCTGCGCGAGCAGACCCTGACGGCGGCGCCCGCAGAGGAGCTGTTGTCGGGTTGGCGGGACGGGCGAATCAAGCAGGCCTTGATCGCCCAGGTGCTGCGGTTGCGCACCGAACACAGCGAATTGTTCCGCCGCGGTTCGTACCAGGCCCTCGAGGTGCTGGGCAGCCGGGCGCACAACGTGCTCGCGTTTGCCCGCGAGCATGGGGGGCAACGGGTCATCGTGATCGTGCCGATCCGTTGCGCAACACTGCTGGAAAACAGTGCCCTACCCATGGTCGATGCGCTGCGCTGGGGCGATACGCGGGTGGTTTTACCGTTCGACGCCTCTGACGAAAATCTGAAGGGACTTTTTTCAAGCAGCGCAGTCACAAAAAACAGGGAGCTGCAGGTCAGCGCCGCGCTGGGGGATTTCCCGGTCAATCTGCTTATCCAACACGTCTAG
- the glgA gene encoding glycogen synthase GlgA, translating into MISAALDIQGERAHQPMGESSTVSVPGSRSISVPGTKTLTPVASQNPNKKKVLFVTSEIADLVKTGGLGDVSAALPRAMAHLHDVRVLIPGYPQVMNSENPIHIIGELGGHAALPPCKIGRMDMPDGLVIYVLICPELYARDGGPYGANNGRDWPDNHIRFARLGLAAADIAANLAQIHWCPDLVHAHDWPAGLAPAYMHWRGQRTPTLFTIHNLAYQGVTSLGSCPELGIPAHALQQEGMEFYGKMSFLKAGMAYSSHITTVSATYAQEITTPDFGCGLDGFLAAKTQQGLLSGIPNGIDESWDAATDPHLFAPFAIGDWEGKAVNAAHVRELFGLQDSEGPLFAVVSRLVYQKGLDLTEAVSEYIVQNGGQIAIIGRGEPEEEQAMRELALRFPGQIGVRIGFNETDARRMFAGSDFLLMPSRYEPCGLSQMYAQRFGSLPVARNTGGLADTIENGVTGFLFNESTADSYREALSRAFKVFAFPDLLHAMRCRAMAAPFNWCKAVEPYAELYEQLVAKALGKTHHK; encoded by the coding sequence ATGATCAGTGCGGCATTGGATATTCAGGGAGAACGGGCTCATCAGCCGATGGGTGAATCGAGCACCGTAAGCGTTCCCGGCAGCCGATCGATCAGCGTCCCGGGCACCAAGACGCTGACGCCGGTGGCCAGTCAGAACCCCAACAAGAAGAAAGTGCTGTTCGTGACCTCGGAAATCGCCGATCTGGTGAAAACCGGCGGTCTGGGAGACGTTTCTGCCGCACTGCCCCGCGCCATGGCGCACCTGCATGACGTCCGCGTGCTGATCCCCGGTTACCCACAGGTGATGAACAGCGAAAATCCAATCCACATCATCGGCGAACTGGGTGGCCACGCCGCGCTGCCGCCCTGCAAGATCGGGCGCATGGACATGCCCGACGGCCTGGTCATTTATGTGTTGATCTGCCCTGAACTCTACGCCCGTGACGGCGGCCCTTATGGTGCCAACAATGGCCGTGACTGGCCGGACAACCACATTCGTTTCGCCCGTCTGGGCCTGGCCGCTGCCGATATCGCCGCCAACCTCGCACAAATCCACTGGTGCCCGGATCTGGTGCACGCCCACGACTGGCCGGCCGGGCTGGCGCCTGCCTACATGCACTGGCGCGGGCAACGTACGCCGACCCTGTTCACCATTCACAACCTGGCCTATCAAGGCGTGACCAGCCTGGGCTCGTGCCCGGAACTCGGGATTCCCGCCCACGCCCTGCAACAGGAAGGCATGGAGTTCTACGGCAAGATGTCGTTCCTCAAGGCCGGCATGGCCTATTCGAGCCACATCACCACGGTCAGTGCCACTTACGCCCAGGAAATCACCACCCCGGATTTCGGCTGCGGTCTGGACGGTTTTCTCGCCGCCAAGACCCAGCAAGGTTTGCTCAGCGGCATTCCCAATGGCATTGACGAGAGCTGGGACGCCGCCACCGACCCGCATCTGTTCGCACCGTTTGCCATCGGCGACTGGGAAGGCAAAGCGGTCAACGCCGCCCACGTGCGCGAACTGTTCGGTCTGCAAGACTCCGAAGGCCCGCTGTTTGCCGTGGTCTCGCGTCTGGTCTATCAAAAAGGCCTGGACCTGACCGAAGCGGTCTCGGAATACATCGTCCAGAACGGTGGCCAGATCGCGATCATCGGCCGTGGCGAGCCGGAAGAAGAACAGGCCATGCGCGAACTGGCGCTGCGTTTCCCCGGCCAGATCGGCGTGCGTATCGGCTTCAACGAAACCGACGCCCGACGGATGTTCGCCGGCAGCGATTTCCTGCTGATGCCGTCGCGTTATGAGCCGTGCGGGCTGAGCCAGATGTACGCCCAGCGTTTCGGCTCGTTGCCGGTGGCGCGCAATACCGGAGGTCTGGCCGACACTATCGAAAACGGTGTCACCGGGTTCCTGTTCAACGAATCCACCGCTGACAGCTATCGCGAAGCACTGAGCCGCGCGTTCAAGGTATTTGCTTTTCCGGATCTGCTCCACGCCATGCGCTGCCGGGCGATGGCAGCACCGTTCAACTGGTGCAAGGCCGTCGAGCCCTACGCCGAACTCTACGAGCAACTGGTGGCCAAGGCGCTGGGTAAAACGCACCACAAATAA
- a CDS encoding YqaA family protein has product MTAGYLGLFLASFGAATLLPLQSEAVLVGLLVSDRYWLWGLLAVATLGNVLGSLVNWWLGRGLERFQDRRWFPVSPRHMARARLHYQRYGHWSLLLSWLPVIGDPLTLIAGVMREPLGRFLLIVTLAKGARYGVLAMLTLGWLG; this is encoded by the coding sequence ATGACGGCGGGTTATCTCGGGCTGTTCCTGGCCTCGTTTGGCGCAGCGACCCTGTTGCCGCTGCAATCGGAAGCCGTGCTGGTCGGACTGTTGGTCAGTGATCGTTACTGGCTTTGGGGCCTGCTGGCCGTAGCCACGCTAGGCAACGTTTTGGGTTCGCTGGTGAACTGGTGGCTGGGACGCGGGCTGGAACGGTTTCAGGACCGGCGCTGGTTTCCGGTCAGCCCCAGGCACATGGCACGCGCCCGCCTTCACTACCAACGTTATGGCCACTGGTCGCTGCTGTTGAGTTGGTTGCCGGTCATCGGCGATCCGCTGACGCTGATCGCCGGCGTCATGCGCGAACCCCTCGGGCGCTTTCTGCTGATCGTCACCCTCGCCAAAGGCGCCCGCTACGGGGTGCTGGCGATGCTCACCCTCGGCTGGCTCGGTTGA
- the treZ gene encoding malto-oligosyltrehalose trehalohydrolase, with the protein MPSRTPESWPHGAIMLDADHTQFALWAPDAFYVSVELDNGQSLPMLPQGDGWFVIKARCPAGSRYRFNIDGELEVPDPASRAQDGDLDRHSVVVDPHIYSWRNTTWQGRPWNEAVIYELHVGALGGFAEIEQHLARLAGLGITAIELMPIAQFPGDRNWGYDGVLHFAPQASYGTPEQLKHLIDSAHGYGLAVILDVVYNHFGPDGNYLHRYAKGFFREDKHTPWGAAIDFRRREVRDFFVENALMWLLEYRFDGLRLDAVHAIESPDFLPELAQRIRQQIDPSRHVWLTIENELNQSSLLEENYDAQWNDDGHNALHVLLTGETDAYYADYALQPTEQLARCLSQGFVFQGHITRHGEPRGEPSEHLPSTAFVLFLQNHDQIGNRAFGERLHQLADPRAMEAATVLLLLSPMIPLMFMGDEYAAEQPFLFFTSHHGELAKLVREGRRNEFAAFSAFSDPHKREQIPDPNAEQTFHASQPRLVGSGTPRQRATLALYRQLLQLRHQYIIPNLSGTQALGAQVLGPGAVSARWRLGDGSELRIDLNLSDTPVVNLPQAESVWLFRQPSAAGLSDEGQLPPYCALVSLTAATPLPPLDGERL; encoded by the coding sequence ATGCCGTCACGGACACCTGAAAGCTGGCCCCACGGCGCGATCATGCTGGATGCCGACCACACGCAGTTTGCGCTGTGGGCGCCGGACGCTTTTTACGTCAGCGTCGAGCTGGACAACGGCCAGTCCCTGCCCATGCTCCCGCAGGGCGATGGCTGGTTTGTCATCAAAGCCCGCTGCCCCGCCGGCAGCCGCTACCGTTTCAACATTGATGGCGAACTGGAGGTGCCCGACCCGGCCTCCAGGGCGCAGGACGGTGATCTCGACCGCCACAGCGTGGTGGTCGATCCGCATATCTACTCTTGGAGAAACACGACCTGGCAAGGTCGGCCGTGGAACGAGGCGGTGATCTACGAATTGCATGTCGGCGCTCTCGGCGGTTTTGCCGAAATCGAGCAGCACTTGGCGAGATTGGCCGGACTGGGTATCACCGCCATCGAGCTGATGCCGATCGCGCAATTCCCCGGCGATCGCAACTGGGGCTACGACGGCGTGCTGCATTTCGCACCGCAGGCCAGCTATGGCACGCCTGAACAACTCAAACACTTGATCGATAGCGCCCACGGTTATGGCCTGGCGGTGATTCTCGACGTGGTCTACAACCACTTCGGCCCCGACGGCAATTACCTGCATCGCTACGCCAAAGGCTTTTTTCGCGAAGACAAACACACCCCGTGGGGCGCGGCCATCGACTTTCGGCGTCGCGAGGTGCGGGACTTCTTCGTCGAAAACGCCTTGATGTGGCTGCTGGAATACCGTTTCGACGGTCTGCGTCTGGATGCCGTGCACGCCATCGAAAGCCCCGATTTCCTGCCGGAACTGGCGCAGCGCATTCGTCAGCAGATCGACCCGTCCCGTCATGTGTGGCTGACCATCGAGAATGAGCTCAACCAGTCCAGCCTGCTGGAGGAAAACTACGACGCGCAGTGGAACGACGACGGCCATAACGCTCTGCACGTGTTGTTGACCGGCGAAACGGACGCCTACTACGCGGACTATGCACTGCAACCCACCGAGCAACTGGCCCGCTGCCTGAGCCAGGGTTTTGTGTTTCAGGGTCATATCACCCGCCACGGCGAACCCCGTGGCGAACCGAGCGAGCATCTGCCGTCCACCGCATTCGTGCTGTTCCTGCAGAACCATGACCAGATCGGCAACCGCGCCTTTGGCGAGCGCCTGCATCAATTGGCCGACCCTCGCGCGATGGAAGCAGCGACCGTGCTGCTGTTGCTGTCACCGATGATTCCGTTGATGTTCATGGGCGACGAGTACGCCGCCGAACAGCCGTTCCTGTTTTTCACCAGCCACCATGGCGAACTGGCGAAGCTGGTGCGCGAAGGTCGGCGGAACGAGTTTGCGGCTTTCAGTGCTTTCTCCGATCCGCACAAGCGCGAGCAGATTCCCGACCCGAACGCCGAGCAAACCTTTCACGCTTCACAACCGCGACTGGTCGGCAGCGGCACACCCCGGCAGCGGGCGACACTGGCGCTGTATCGCCAGCTTCTGCAATTGCGCCATCAATACATCATTCCCAACTTGTCCGGCACACAAGCGCTTGGCGCCCAGGTGCTGGGGCCCGGCGCTGTCAGTGCGCGCTGGAGGCTGGGCGATGGCAGCGAGCTGCGAATCGACCTGAACCTCAGCGATACGCCGGTGGTCAACCTTCCACAGGCCGAATCGGTGTGGCTGTTCCGTCAGCCGTCTGCTGCCGGCCTATCGGATGAGGGGCAACTGCCCCCGTATTGCGCGCTCGTCAGCCTCACGGCCGCAACCCCTTTGCCACCCTTGGATGGAGAGCGCCTATGA
- the malQ gene encoding 4-alpha-glucanotransferase yields MSDAQLEILASRAGLAVDWIDANGRPQKVAPAVLRNVLTGLGHPAGTAQEIDASLLELQQVQENRHLPPLLTADVGVGLDLARYFEPETPCEIHLEDGSRLSLKLDAEAVLPGEIPVGYQQVHIADQQFTLAVAPERCFSVGDAVDSPIPRVWGLSVQLYGLRRPGDGGFGDTQALEELARVAGERGADALAISPLHAMFSADTGRYSPYSPSSRLFLNALYAAPGAILGERALRDAIDAAGLNDQFEQLENLKLIDWPKAAEAKLKLLQALYDGFISGEHPLHADFSSFRDAGGEALENHCRFEAIQEMRAARGENLDWRQWPEHWHDPRGAALGAFAEEYAERISYFAFCQWLIHRCLERAQTTARSAGMGIGLIADLAVGADGAGSQAWSFQDELLASLTVGAPPDILNRSGQGWGISAFSPEGLVRNGFRAFIDMLRANFAHAGGLRIDHVMGLQRLWVIPNGALPADGAYLYYPVDDLLRLLTLESHRHQAIVLGEDLGTVPDGLREKLIARAMLGMRVLLFEQDNTRFKPILDWPDNALATTSTHDLPTLNGWWHGRDIDWNARLGLIDANGEIDWRRYREREREGLRGALSQDPQNFREESHEADQVVDAAVRFLGHTRAPLVLLPLEDALGLDEQANLPGTIDTHPNWSRRLPGTSEALLDGVDAARRLELLACARLQAAERDR; encoded by the coding sequence ATGAGCGATGCGCAACTGGAAATTCTCGCCAGCCGAGCCGGCCTTGCCGTCGACTGGATCGACGCCAACGGCCGTCCGCAAAAAGTCGCCCCGGCGGTGCTGCGCAATGTTCTGACCGGCCTCGGTCACCCGGCCGGAACGGCCCAGGAAATCGACGCCAGCCTGCTTGAACTGCAACAAGTGCAGGAAAATCGCCATCTGCCGCCGCTGCTCACCGCAGACGTCGGTGTGGGCCTGGATCTGGCCCGCTATTTCGAACCCGAAACCCCTTGCGAGATTCACCTTGAAGACGGCTCGCGCCTGAGCCTCAAGCTGGATGCCGAGGCCGTGTTGCCCGGCGAGATTCCGGTCGGCTATCAGCAAGTGCACATCGCCGATCAGCAATTCACCCTGGCCGTGGCACCGGAACGCTGCTTCAGCGTGGGTGATGCAGTGGACAGTCCGATCCCTCGCGTCTGGGGCCTGAGCGTGCAGCTTTACGGCTTGCGTCGCCCCGGCGATGGCGGTTTCGGCGACACCCAGGCTTTGGAAGAGCTGGCCCGGGTGGCCGGCGAACGCGGCGCCGATGCGTTGGCGATCAGCCCGCTGCACGCGATGTTCAGCGCCGACACCGGGCGCTACAGCCCCTACTCGCCGTCCAGTCGGCTGTTTCTCAATGCGCTGTACGCCGCTCCTGGGGCAATCCTCGGCGAGCGCGCCCTGCGCGATGCGATTGACGCGGCCGGCCTGAACGATCAGTTCGAGCAACTGGAAAACCTGAAACTGATCGACTGGCCGAAAGCCGCCGAGGCCAAACTGAAACTGCTGCAAGCCTTGTACGACGGTTTCATCAGCGGCGAGCACCCGTTGCACGCCGACTTCTCCAGTTTCCGCGATGCCGGCGGCGAAGCGCTGGAAAACCACTGTCGCTTCGAAGCCATCCAGGAAATGCGCGCCGCCCGTGGCGAAAACCTCGACTGGCGCCAATGGCCGGAGCACTGGCACGACCCGCGCGGCGCCGCCCTTGGCGCGTTTGCCGAAGAATACGCCGAACGCATCAGCTACTTCGCGTTCTGCCAATGGTTGATCCACCGCTGCCTGGAGCGCGCCCAGACCACCGCTCGCAGCGCTGGAATGGGCATCGGCCTGATCGCCGACCTGGCGGTAGGCGCCGATGGTGCAGGCAGCCAGGCCTGGAGTTTTCAGGACGAACTGCTCGCCTCGCTGACCGTCGGCGCGCCACCGGACATTCTCAATCGCTCCGGACAGGGCTGGGGCATTTCCGCGTTTTCCCCGGAAGGCCTGGTGCGCAACGGCTTCCGTGCGTTCATCGACATGCTGCGCGCCAACTTCGCCCACGCCGGCGGGCTGCGCATCGACCATGTCATGGGCCTGCAACGGCTGTGGGTAATCCCCAACGGCGCACTCCCGGCGGACGGCGCCTACCTGTATTACCCAGTCGATGACCTGTTGCGTCTGCTGACCCTTGAATCCCATCGCCATCAAGCGATCGTGCTCGGTGAAGACCTCGGCACCGTGCCTGATGGCCTGCGGGAAAAACTCATCGCCCGGGCCATGCTCGGCATGCGCGTGTTGTTGTTCGAACAGGACAACACCCGTTTCAAACCGATCCTCGACTGGCCGGACAATGCCCTCGCCACCACCAGCACCCACGATCTGCCGACACTCAACGGCTGGTGGCATGGCCGCGACATCGACTGGAACGCGCGGCTCGGGCTGATCGACGCCAACGGCGAAATCGACTGGCGCCGTTACCGCGAACGCGAGCGTGAAGGCCTGCGCGGCGCCCTGAGCCAGGACCCGCAAAACTTTCGCGAGGAATCACACGAGGCCGATCAAGTGGTCGACGCCGCGGTGCGTTTCCTTGGCCACACCCGCGCGCCGCTGGTGCTGCTACCACTGGAAGATGCGCTGGGGCTCGACGAACAGGCCAACCTGCCTGGCACCATCGACACCCATCCGAACTGGTCGCGCCGCTTGCCGGGCACCAGCGAGGCGCTGCTCGACGGCGTCGACGCCGCACGACGCCTGGAACTGCTGGCTTGCGCACGTCTTCAGGCAGCCGAGCGTGACCGATGA